In Plodia interpunctella isolate USDA-ARS_2022_Savannah chromosome 1, ilPloInte3.2, whole genome shotgun sequence, one DNA window encodes the following:
- the LOC128672292 gene encoding uncharacterized protein LOC128672292, translated as MWPTLVLFALFASVQGRAVNISNTWVLPEEGFPVFYRYFRDRISWYEADAVCQFHHANLVTVDTTAQYDAVRAYLKELDISSAVWVGLIRSNPDGDFTWTDYRGLSGDGYWSSAPDSRAAPLCAAADPAADYRWEARACGGPMVASFICELPVPQWALGNEGCMIRALPALTVLYLPESAAVQLTADCGLAGVKRVQCTGNMKRVNLLKELSCAEEEEVSSISNIISTSVTYSAATTDAPAIQDTTSDMTTDDNITTENDDNINLSPKDQNFISTSLPNILKTLTQDNSLLRPIFKIPNKSIMNKNINLNVIHNNNLQSNEIPKIVNTDNLLNKEHLDKLEDEKNMQHKMLHDELARLGNFETIFTQPTDHFVPPLVMARSKLSDDMTVLSLEEKHAQQVAEQVHLKEHLEDVSISHETNNTHIDTTTDNLSSSAPTTTNKPAVTKIQAIENKDILKKDKPKSSVPKKYNEKQFDPKNKISKSEIKIVKTDKVTISNITATDKITTESSSDTETAIKNRTYIDNYQNKSEEEPSIDLTVIIKSMETNKNENIFKGDVPKIEIIENDTTITDPEIKLVNTQNNGTLESQQEISVKIPAQIQNFTMTHEVIKITIINEENFNATPTVFEVTTRMPVFNTESKASSPITIEKESDQTTDLPNFKSTLPPDVLTTTTEVPTNYTEQINDLKLTPITHANIESKLSDITTISTTEKDVVVTESIYTTTTESEKITNFMNNSTEVESNATAPNITTKLSEEITIIDGDEFDKNSTDISETIDDSNSPLLSGANEPIHRPNRSRRPQQIPSRNKFNPFRILG; from the exons GTGAATATCAGCAACACATGGGTCCTGCCCGAGGAAGGGTTCCCGGTATTCTATCGCTACTTCAGGGACCGCATCTCATGGTACGAGGCGGACGCTGTGTGCCAGTTCCACCACGCTAACCTGGTCACAG TGGACACGACAGCGCAGTACGACGCAGTCCGGGCGTACCTCAAGGAATTGGACATCTCTAGTGCGGTGTGGGTCGGTCTCATCCGTAGTAATCCCGACGGGGACTTCACTTGGAC GGATTACCGAGGTCTAAGCGGGGATGGCTACTGGAGCTCTGCCCCAGACTCACGTGCTGCCCCTCTTTGTGCCGCTGCTGATCCTGCCGCAGACTACCGCTGGGAAGCCAGGGCCTGTGGAGGACCCATGGTCGCCTCCTTTATCTGTGAACTACCAG TTCCTCAATGGGCACTTGGCAATGAAGGTTGCATGATTCGAGCGCTTCCGGCACTCACGGTACTATATTTGCCGGAGAGCGCAGCCGTTCAACTCACCGCAGACTGTGGACTGGCTGGTGTGAAGCGGGTGCAATGCACTGGAAATATG AAACGCGTAAATCTACTAAAAGAACTGTCTTGTgcagaagaagaagaagtttcAAGCAtctcaaatataatttctacaaGCGTCACATATTCAGCAGCTACTACAGATGCTCCAGCTATACAAGATACAACTAGTGACATGACTACCGATGATAATATTACAACAGaaaatgatgataatattaatctaTCACCTAAAGATCAAAATTTCATATCGACATCTTTGccaaatatattgaaaacgTTAACTCAAGACAATTCACTTTTACgtcctatatttaaaataccaaataaaagcataatgaataaaaacataaacttaaatgttattcataataataatttgcaaaGCAATGAAATTCCTAAAATAGTAAACACTgacaatttattgaataaggAGCATTTAGATAAACTAGAAGATGAAAAGAATATGCAGCACAAGATGTTGCATGATGAGTTAGCAAGGCTTGGTAACTTTGAAACAATATTCACCCAACCAACTGACCATTTTGTGCCACCTTTGGTGATGGCTAGGTCTAAATTAAGTGATGATATGACCGTATTATCATTGGAAGAAAAACATGCACAACAGGTAGCTGAACAAGTACATCTAAAGGAGCATCTTGAGGATGTCTCTATTTCGCATGAAACAAACAATACACATATTGATACCACTACTGACAATTTAAGCTCTTCCGCACCTACCACTACTAATAAACCAGcagttacaaaaatacaagccattgaaaataaagatatacttaaaaaagataaaccAAAATCTAGCGTACCCAAAaagtataatgaaaaacaatttgaTCCAAAGAATAAGATTTCAAAATCGGAaatcaaaattgttaaaactGATAAAGTGACTATTAGCAATATTACAGCAACTGATAAAATTACTACTGAATCAAGTTCAGACACAGAGACTGCCATAAAAAATAGGACTTATATtgataattatcaaaataaatcagAAGAAGAGCCATCAATTGATTTGactgtaattattaaaagcatggagacaaataaaaatgaaaatatttttaaaggagATGTGCCTAAAATTGAGATTATAGAAAATGATACTACAATTACAGATCCTGAAATAAAACTAGTAAATACACAAAACAATGGTACTTTAGAATCACAACAAGAGATATCAGTAAAAATACCAGCCCAAATTCAGAATTTCACTATGACTCATGaagtcataaaaataactatcatAAACGAAGAAAATTTTAACGCCACTCCCACTGTTTTCGAAGTTACAACTAGAATGCCAGTTTTTAATACCGAATCAAAAGCTAGTAGTCCCATCACGATAGAAAAGGAATCGGATCAAACTACCGACTTACCTAATTTCAAAAGTACATTGCCACCCGATGTACTAACAACTACCACAGAAGTACCTACAAATTATACTGAAcagataaatgatttaaaattaactccCATAACCCATGCAAACATTGAATCAAAACTATCTGACATTACAACAATATCGACTACTGAAAAAGATGTGGTGGTGACAGAATCAATATACACGACAACAACtgaaagtgaaaaaataacaaactttaTGAATAATAGCACTGAAGTCGAAAGTAATGCAACTGCACCAAATATAACAACAAAGTTATCTGAAGAAATCACTATTATTGATGGTGATGAATTTGACAAAAACAGCACAGATATATCGGAAACTATTGACGATTCCAATTCACCTCTGTTATCCGGCGCTAACGAACCGATACATCGACCTAACCGGTCAAGGAGACCACAACAGATACCAAGTAGGAATAAATTTAATCCATTTCGTATTTTAGGTTAA